The genomic DNA CAGGGACcttcaggtgctgagatcactCCATCCGCTGAAGCACCAGGTTAGTCAGGCCCACTGCTTGAGATTTCTAGTCGTCTCTGGGCTGAGCTAGTGTTTCGTGATtggttcctttctcttctcctgaaAACGGGGTCTCCAAGACTGCCAGGGGTCTTGAAAAATGTCTCCCGGTGTCTTCGGTGGATGCTCTTGGGAGTCGCTGGTGCAGGTGACTGGACAGaaagagcagaagcagaagtgAAATGATGTTTCAAGCTCCAAGATGGGAATCTTTTCCTGCTGGGTGTCACTAGGCTGCCTTCCCTTCAGCTCTACTTGCCCACTGCATGCTCCCCACCCATCCAACCCTTAGCACAATGCGTGAGCACAACTGAACCAGAAACGTTACAGATGTGGCCAAAGTCTCGAGCCAGGGCCTGGGCTCTGCCATCACTTAGCTGTGTGATATTGGACAAATTATTTTACCTCTGTGTCCCTCAGTTGCTGCATCCCCACCAGGGATGAAACCAGCTTCACAGGACTAGAAGAATTAAGTGAGAAACTCTTGGTAGAGAACTGTAGAAGATGCAAAGCAAACCTACTGTGTGTCTGTGGTCCTTTCTGCTAATATGCTCTCTAGTGTCCTAAAATGGAAGGGAGCAGGAGTCTGCTAATTCTGTCTACACTGCCCAGATCAGCGCCTGGTTCATAACTAGTAATCAGAAGGCATTATGCTGATGGGAGAGATGCACACagtgtgacagcatgcacaagatctgTGCAAATGCAAGCTGGAGGAAAATTTACGTCATGGGACCTCAACACGAGACACAGAGCTCTAGGTAGCTACAGAGGATGAGAGTGAGACTACACAATAGTCTCTCTCAGGGAAGAGCATCCAAAGTGGTTATCCAAGACCAAGTGGTCAGgtctgaaatcatatacacaagTAGCATTATAGGGAGTGagtaaatttcatatatatacatatgaatacataacatatattatagttttattaaaaaaaaaaaaaaagatcccagcaccagagagaggTGGGCACAGTATCCCACTATGAGCTGAGGAGTTCCTGGCATCTACCTGTCAGCTGCCATGAGTGGGAGCGTCAATGTAATGTTAATATTCTTTACTGTAGTGACACCAGCTACACTGACCACACCTGGGACAGCCCCATGCCCAGAAAGGGTGGGCCACCACAAAGTGGACTCAGTGAGTTTAGAAAGACCCAGGGGAGAGAAAACCAAGttggatggggagggagagaggaggagacagggaggagtCGGGAGAAGGAGATCAAAATagattgcatgaaattctcaaagatttaataaaaacgttacttcttaaaaaaaaaaaaaaagtgtatgttGGTGTtaaaggagagatggctcagctgttaagagcactggctgctgttctaaaggtcctgagttcaattcccatgcaaccacatggtggctcacaaccatctgtaatgggatttggtgccctcttctggcctgcaggcatacatgcaggcagaacactgtatacataataaaaaagctTATGTTGGGGTAAGGGACATGCGTCATAGGCAGAGCATTTGCCCAGCATGTGTGCGGCCCTAGGCTTGACTCTCAGTGCTGTaaatactgaaccaaaacaaaagcGTGTCTGAAAAGAGATATTATTATTCACATACCCAGCAGACTTCTGAACCTCTGAATAGCTCACCTCAGACTAGTTTTGGTCACACAGAATGATGTTCCTTGAGAGTAATTAGTGACTCTGAACAGTGTCTTAAAAGAGTGGAACAGGTTTTTACTGACTGGACTATACAAACGCAGTACTGACTATGTGGTCACTGATTGTACATGGGGCATGTTTCAAGAAATGATTGGCAGTGGGAAGTATCCAAGTTAGAACCGAGCTGTCAGGCAGCTCTATCATTAAATTTACAATGTTTTCCTCAAACAGCCCAAAGAGAAGATTGCCAGATCAGGGAGACAGTGCAAGTGTGGAGACCTCCTACAACTATGCCTAATAAGGTCCCTTCTACCCTTGGGAAGTAGGATGGCAACCGAAAAGATTTGTGTTAAAAGCATGATGTCTCTTGCTTTGGTGCCCTGTGCTCTGTGGAATAAGCAGATAACATGGTTCACACTGAAAACCAGGTAGGACCTGATGTAATCCTTCTGTATTACTAGTCAAGTGAGCGAGGAGAAAGCTAACAATGCAGGCATCATGGAGTGACGAAGCCGCGGGTCTCACCTGTTCTACTTTTACCATTGATACCGGATGTCTCATGTAACCGGGGGACTCGGGGTGGATGGCACCGTGTGAGCTTGGCATCCCTGGACTCAGGTTTAGTGAGGGCTGACACTGAGGATCTGTGGAAGGGATGGTAGATGACTTCGGATTGACCATAGCTGCAGGGCTCAGGAGGAGGTGAGCCGTAGATCCCAGGGCAGACAAGCCGAAATTCATGGGTCCGGTGTTTGGGAGCGCgccaggagctgaagagatgggcCCAGGTATTGCAGGAGAATACAGAACTGGGAAGGGGGCCAGGCTTGGAGATGGCAAGAACATGCACGGGACGCCGAAGGATGGCAGCTGACCCGAGGACGGCCCCATGGCATGTGGGGTTTGACCACCGGGTAAGAGCATGTTGAAACCATTTAACCCTGAAACAGAAGGAGAGCAGAGTGAAAACCACAATACGAGACCCTCTTCGTGTTCACAGCCCTCATGGCTCCTCCATGGGAGTCCATGATACATCACTGATGGTGAGCTCTCTCTCTGGTGAGGGTGATCATCCTTGCTGTGCTCTTCCAGCTGACATGGCTACATCACATCGGCAGTGAGACTGCAAGTCAACCTTCACCTGCAGGGCCTTGTGGTCAACGCCTGTGGAGaagtctttttcatttctttctctgtggatgCATGTGTGAATGTAGGCAGCTGTGGTCATGAGAGGAAAACTTTGGGGTTGGGTCTACCGTCTACTCTTTACCATCGCACAGACCAGGCTAGCTGTCCTGagagcttctggggattctcctgcctcagtttcccctttctccacaggaGTGCGGGGAATATGAAGTATgaactaccatgcccagctttacatgggttctggggatttgaactgagTGTTCATGCTGGCTCAGCAGGCCCCTTACTCACTGAACTGTCTCTGCATCCTCTTGTTGAGGGGTTTTAGAGGGAACTGCACCCCATCCAAAATGAAGGGGAATAATGCAATTTTGGAATGCTTCACagatttgcatgtcatccttgcacagAGGCTGTGCTAACTGTCTGTGTGTCATgacaattttagtatatgtgctgccgaagtgATCACCTCTCTGGGTCTTGCCTGCAGCAGGCACAATATAACCAGCCACTTGGTGCTTCTTTGGCCATGCCTTCCcaaaccacaagccaaaataaacctcccCTTCTTTAACTTGTCCTCAAGTATTTCCTTCTAActcagaaaagtaattaatatgaTATCTTTGCGTCAAGAACAGCTTTACGTACATGGGACATACCTTAACAGCTGTTCACTCTAATTCAGTGTATTCAGAATAACAACATGATCTACTGAGACTTAGTAAGTGCTGGCACTGTCACCCTAGGTCCTCCAGACTCCTTACATCTGGTTTGGTTttctcagcactccagagaagTAGGTGTTACGGCTGTTCTTCTACTAATGAGAATATCTGAGTGCTTGCTTTAAGTTGACGCAAGTAGTAAGTGGCTTTAAATCAAGCCCTCTTGGTGGGGACTGCGATGAAGCACTTGGTGCTTCTCTCACTGAAAATCAGAATGCTAGCTGTGCACAGTTGCCAACACTCTCATACAAGGATTCTGAACCAGCGTTgcttgaattaaaaaataaacttgtcTTGTAGATGGGCAGTTTCTTCATCAAATAATGTGTTACACATTAAAACTGTATCCTATTACTCCTGTAGCTGTGGAACAGAGGACAGGAGTCTCAGCCTTTGTTTGTGGTGGCTGGGAGTGAGACAGGCGCCACACCACGACAATGAACTGCTCTCTCTAGTCATGTGGCAAGGCAAGGCTGGAAGTGCATGGTGTGAAGGCCACGAGGAATCCCTTACCTGCTGGAGACTGCACGTACAGATACTGCAGCAGGGAGGGGTCTTTGGTGATTTCGTTTTCCTTTGAAGGCTTTTCAGTGTCTGGGTTTCTCGATGTGTTTCCACACTCAGAAGCAATGAAGCAGCAGTTTGCTACAGCCTTTCCTGAAACGTCTTCGGCAGCCGGGAGCTGACCCTTCACACAGGCGTCTTCCACGGGTGTAGATCTCCCGTCTCCCGTGGTCACAGGAGAGGCAATGGCTGTGGAATTTGAGGGTCTCTAAGGACAAACAAACCGGAGAGCAGAGAAACCAGGTCAAAATTCTACAAGATTTCTACTAAATTTCCATTTTAGAAGAGTTCTCTTAAAATATCTAGCATGTAGAGGAGAGAACAGTGGTCTCACTTGAATTAATGactcagttttgtgtttttgttttgagacagggtttctctgtgtagctgttctggaactagttctgtagaccaggctggcctcaaattcaggaatccacctgcctctgcctcctgagtgctgggattaaaggtatgtgctaccatcgCTCAGCcagtttttattctatttataggTGCAGTATAGAAATGGATGTGTATGTATAGGCTTATGACTCCCAAGTACAAATATGGTAGAGACTACAGCAATGTCAATGTAGCTACAGCATTCAGCCTATGAAGGAAACACTTCTGTGCTGATGACCCATAAGGAGTGTTGGTTGGAGCTGCACTTTTAGGTCAGTGGTgatcaacctgtgggttgtgacctgTGGGTCAATTTGTAACAATGGTAATAtgtcctgcatgtcagatatttacactacaacccgtaacagtagcaaaattacagttatgtagtagcaatgaaaagaattttatggttgggggagggagggtcacTACAACACGGCAACAGGAAGGTTGAGCACCACTGTTTTAGAGGCTTTTGAGACCTGTGTAGGATGGCCCAGAGCTGCCTTGGTTTGTCCAAGACATGTGCTTGTCAGTCTTCcaggtttttttctcctttagttttcaaattaaaatttgatGTACTTTTTTGCTAAGTTACTTCTTCGACAATTTCACACAGGTATATAATGAATTCTGGTTACTCTCTCCTCTACCTGCTAGTATCAACTCTACCCCCTTCTTACACTTCTAATCTGCAATGTTGAGTTATATATGAAACCAGAAAAACCCATTTTGGTAAGGGAAAGAAAGGTAGAGGGGAAGGCTCTTAATTAATGCAATAGTGTCCATGCAGCATGTGTGCCTAGCCAACCCACGGCAAACTGCCGAGAGGAACTCGCTCTGGTTCTTTGTGCCTTACTGGTCATGCCTCATTACCTCTGCTTGGCTACTACATGGGAGAAGGCAGACAGCTCAtctttttgtcctttttattcTGTAGCTAAGGAACCAGGATCACTGGGCAGTGCAGAGAGCTGACTCAGGTACCCCACTATTTCCAGGGCCCAAATGGTGACTGTTATGATTCcaaacttgttttttttaagttcagaaaaagaaaaagaaaactactggGAAGAAATAATACAAGCACGCCAACAACAGTTACTACCCTGTATTAGCAGGCAAGCTTTTTGTCTTCTGTAGACTTTTTTGGCGTTTATAAGAAGtgtgacttttttattttgttaaaataaaagtcacttttcttacaatattattttatggTGAGACTTTTTGGGAAAGCCAGTCTAGCGCTTTGTTACATATATGAGGAACACATGAAATATACTTCTAGTCCAGAGGCTACTGCCTGGGAGCGTCTGTCTCCATTAAGCTCAGAGCCAATGAGATAGCACCAGACACATTTATCCACACTCCCTTACCTTGGGCATGACTAGGGATAAGGGGCTATCTTCAAATTCCTGACTTTGTCTCTTCATGGCAGGCTCGTCCTCCTCATGGGGATTCCTCTCCTCACATAGGCGCTTCTGAGCTGAGGGTGCCAGTGACAGGTCAGCTGGGACTTCTGAGCTACTGTCCTCCTCTGATCTTGACTCTGGGGACAGTCCCTCCTGCAGGCTCCCACACAGCATGATCAGGGAGGAAGGCACATACACCAGGGGCTGGCCAGCAAGCAGGGTTGGTTTCAAGCTCTCTGCATCTGAGGTTGCAGAAGGAAGGTGGCCACCTACTTGTCTGTTTAGACCATTCTGTGTGGAGAAGGCCTGCAAATCTGTTTGAGCAACAGAAAATACTGGGTGGGCTAAAGGCTTGACACAGTATTCTGAGTCAGCAGGGAGGGCAGGGTCCAAGTTGCTTGGTGGAGTCACCGTGCTCTTACTGGCAAAGGCTTCCCCCCTGTAATAAACAGAGACAGTGAGTACCACAAGTCACCGAGCTCTACCACAGCCCCTGAACCTCTGCTTTCCTAGTGAGAACTGAGGCAAGACTGCTCAGACAATATTCAAATGTCTTCCCTGGTCACACAGAGGCAGACCATGGAACTCTTGGTGGGTAGCTAGGGACAACATGAGGTGCCAACGTGAGAAGAGCTGTCGGGGCTCTTAGACCGCTGGCTGACACTGGTTCTTCCACAGCTGATGGATATTGAGGATCAAGCACTTGGCCCTTAACAGACATACAGTAAAACACTATAGTCATAGCTATGTGTATTTCCATTTACTGATGAAGAGAACCCAAGCCAAGTTCAGAGTTAATCACTCACTATAGTTCTAAAGACGTGAAACTGGATCTCACTGCAGGTCTGTTTGAGGGCAAAGGCAGGTTCCTCATTACTAGGAGACAGTCTAGTCTGGGGAGGGGAGTCTGGGTCAGACTGATGGAAAGGAAAGCTAATCTAGTTTACCCATAATTCAGTGTGAAAGAAAGAGGGCAGTGAGGAAGTCAACTTATCTAATGGGCTGGACCTTTGTTATTCtcctctcaatttgctcagtagTAATGAAGAATGCTAAGGCAGTCCTCATTCAAAATTAAGccccatgatgagatttttaagtGTTTGGGATAAATATATATCCCAACATGTGAATATTCAATATGTGAATTTGTTTAGTTCAAGTTCTGGACTAGATTAACCTCTGGGAAGTAGAGGCTGTGCGGGCCTCTCTGAGACCTCCTTTCCCAGGGCAAGTTTTACAGATGAGTGCTTCTCACCAACCACAGCTTCCTTAAGCAAGAAACTGAGCTCTGAAAGTCTAAAGGCCACAGTGGATCTATCAACCATTCATATGTCTGCTAGCCATTGCTGTCAACCTCTCCATCTCCACCAGGAACAGCATCGTGACCTGACCCTGGGTTCTTAAAGACTACTTACTGTGAATTATCTTCTACTTTCTGTCTGTAGATGGCTGCCAGACTTCCAATTTCTAGGGAATAGGCTGACCCTGGAAAGGGAAGGTCAAGGTTAACAAATGTGGTGGGATCTTACACGAGTAGACACATAAAACAGAATATTCCTCCAGGCTTAGGGGTTGTGAAGACTGCTTCAAATCTGTTATGGTTTTGCTTCAAaaagggaaatttccagaaattAGCTATTAATGATGATTTCAGGTCTCACTAAGAATaggcaagagaagaaaacaagcgCTGCTTCCCCAATTACAAATTTCAGTGATATAGCAAAGAGGCTGGGCATGGCAAACCCATTGATCGAGgcagactggatcaatctcaggCGTGGGGCTGTGCTCACACACTGTGGAGTCAGCATCTCTTTTGCAGCCAATAATTGTTTGACTTCAGGCTAGGGAAAAGTTGGCTGTTGAAAAAGCTGGCATGGTCTGGAGAGATCATTTGAAAATGCCTGCGTATCACCAGGGCTGCTATTTCATGGCAACTGATGAACTCCAAAGGCTAAGCAAGGGCAGGTACCTTGTTTTCCTCCCTGTGGGCTACTGGGCTCTGAGTTCactttcctctctgtcttctcagcTGACTGAACCGTGTTAAAGGAACCATACCGAGCCAGCTTCTGTTTTGCACACACTCGAATCTGGCCAtatgtttctttcttccattccgGTAAGACAGATGCAGAGACATCCAGTAGCTCTTCGtctagagagagaaaaacagagaaccGCATTGCTGTTACACAGCTACAGTCTTTCATCTTTTTAAGAGATGGGTTTGGGGGgatggggagctggctcagtggttgagagcactggctgttcttctggagAACTCAGGTTCACTTCTCAGCACACACCTGACaactcccaactgtctgtaactccagttccagggtatctgacatctccatacagacatacatgcaggcaaaacaccaatgcacatgaaataaaaataaaaaataaaagaggtggctttgaacttataattgaaatggagttaccctataattaaaaaaacaaaacaaaacaaaaaacctgagacAATTTTATGAGCTATCTCAAACCCCAGTTTCTTTCCATgtactggaaaaaagaaaaatggctaaCTATAAAGTGAGAATGAACCCATATGTATCCTAAAATTATCTCAACTGCAACCAAATTGGAGCAAGATGTTCTTCAACCTGAATTAGAACAGACCCAACATTTTAATGCTCGGTTAGGGCCCTACAGCAAAGGAAACCTGCCCATGTTCAGCTCTGCATGCATAGTTTGAGATCCACTTTCAAGATGAATTGCGATCAGCCTCTTACTCCGAAGCTCCAGGGCAATGCAGAGAATAATCTCGTTTcctattttgctttattatttctttcttgcaCAGGTAGAGGCTTGGTTACCAAGTGACCAAGGAATTAGGTCAGCAGACATCAGGGCTGAAGTGATGAACAGTGAGAACAGGTTTCGCCTGAAACAATTTTATGCTTCAAGGTACCAGTGTGAAGTCAAGATGGAAATGTCTGTAGCTCAGGCAGCCACCCCCAAGATCCGGACCATTgttcctgccttgtttgtttGTGCTTATTTCTTCTCAGCTCAAGGCATACAgattttaattataaatctgaTTTGACATGCTGAAAAGTCCACCTAGACTTTTAGAAAATGCACTTTGACCTAATGCCACTTTAAAACTGAACCAAAAAATCTTTATGGCTTTCACTCTCATGTAACAAAAGCCCAATATATGTTCCTTTGATAAAATcagaagtataaaataaaaacaagaaaaagtaggTCAAGTCAGTCCCAGGGACCACATTTGCTGGCTCTCCTGAATCAAATAAAACTCTGAGCTGAAATGTATATACCCGTGGCTCAGAATGCTAGGCACCAGATCTGGGAAGACAGTGTACCCTTTAGAGcagaaataaaattaagcaaCCTTAGACTGTCCTAAACTACTGCCAGAAGGATGTTTCTAGGTTGGGTGCAGGAACTCAATAGTCTCCCCAAGTTGAGGGTGCAGCTGGGAGGACTACAGCACGGTGGCAGCTAGAGTTCACAAGGCAGAACACTGGAGAGGACAAGTGGATAGACAGGAAGCTGGGGGCTTGCAAAGTGCTCCCCAGAGCACTCTGCAGAATGAGGAATCGGAACGCTATGAAAGGTGAGGGAAAGaagcacggtgtgtgtgtgttgtgtgtgttggaAGTGTTGGGCCAGGGAGAAGAACCTCCTGCAGCTCACATAGGGCAGGGACAAGAGGAGGACATCATCACTGCAGGGGCATTGTTGAAAGCACTAAAACACAATGTTGCATTGGCAATGGGAAGTGGTCCAGCCTTCTGTTCAAATAGGCTACGTGTTCTCTATTCATCTGCTGCTGATACTTAGGTAGATCCCACATCTTGGCCATGGTGAATTAAAGTGGAACACAATTAATGCGGATTGCCATGGAGTCaaaactagtttgaaaacagatggtttattaggtaGTACTCACGtgatggagccagtcctgtacaaccagggaTGTGtgtccctcatatttaaagccttgctacatcactctgaccatgcccaagtgccagcccccaagtgggtgtggtcagcatttccccctacagtgAATAGTGCTGCAACAGCTGTGAGAGTGCAGACAACCCCTCCACACACTGATCTCAGCTCCCTTGGCTACTAGTAGGATTTCCGCATCACACGGTAGCTTCAGCTCTCATTTCTGAGAAAACTCTATATTGCTCCCCACTATTGCAAACATTACAAAGTAGTTATTACTTTGCAGTCCTAGCAATGATACGGCTCCCCCTTTCTCTGTATCTAAAGTGTTCGTGTTTGGTCTTTTTGATAAACAGTCATTTAACTGGAATGAGACATTTCCCTGAGGATTTCTTTTGATTTCCATCCCCTTGTGACCAATAACATTGAGCATTTTCTCATGCTTGGTGGGCACTTGGATTTTATTCACTTGAGAAATGTCCATTTCAGTTTGCAGAACCATTTTTACTCAGCCCACCTTCCTAgtgagttgttttattttatactttgaaaattatttccttgTCAGATAGTTTATAACCATATCTCCCCATTCTGTGGGGTGTTTCTTCACTGTTGTTTCCTTGGCTGTATAGAGGCTTTTTAGTTTGACATAATCTTATTTTCCGATGGTATTTGTTGACTATgcttttgagattatatttttaaaaatcttgtccAAATTAAGCAATCAtatacttgttttttattttatttttttagtgagaCAGGGCTCCAGTATCTCATGAAAATGTTACCATTTTCTTGGCACCATTTATGGAAGAGTTTCTTCAGTGAATGTTCTTGTCACAAATCAGTTGGCTGTAAAGAGGACTTATTTCATGGTTTGCCTCTTTGTCAGCATCATTTGGTTTGGATGCTCTACTCTGTAGAATGTTCTGGAGTCAAGTACTATATGATGCTTCTGGTTTACTGTTTCTGGCCCAGACTTGCTCtagctctttgtgtgtgtgtgtgtgtgtgtgtgtgtgtgtgtgtgggtcttctGTAGCTCTAAAAACTTTTATTCCCtccattttgttttcagtctCTATTGTAGTCCTGACTTCGGTCCTGTAATACAATATGTAGACAGACTGACCTACAACTCAAAGAGatcacctgtctctacctctcaagtgctgggcttaaagccAGCCACTCCTGTGACAGCATTACAGCCCATCTCTCCTCTGACATCTAGGAATGCTGGCTTTGTATACTTGGGTGCTTCAGTGCTGgatgcatacataaacacaaccAAAATTCCTGGTTGAATTGATCCTTTTGCTATTAAATGCCTAttgtttccttttaatatttaagCCTATTTTATCTGATATAAATACAGTCACTGCTTATTTCAGTTTCCATCTGCATGATATATTTTTGTTACTCCTTTACTTTGTAGACGGCTCATCATTTTGTCAGTGTGTCCATTTTAATGTACATCCCCTGTCATCACAAATAATTTATCCTCAtcattttgttcattcttttctgGGCATCTCCCTCTTTGTCTTTGAGGTTTGGTTTGCCATATCAATACAACttgagtctttcttttcttttcttttctttttttttttggagacagggtttctctgtgtagctttcgagcttatcctggcactcgctctggagaccaggctggcctcgaactcacagagatccccctacctctgcctccccagtgctgggattaatgggcTTGCACCATCACTACCCAGTAtgacttctcatttttttttttaaatgtataacaGTTTTTCCCCTTTCAGGATTAAAAGAAATTATACGATTAGCTGTCCACATTAGTGTAGATGAGCAACTTGTGAGAGTAGATGCCAGAAACATCTGAAGTCCTCAGAGTTTAAGTGGGGCTAGTTATGGAAGTGTTGGTTCTCACAGTTGTGCAGGTCTCTTACCCACTTAATGAGCCATCTGTCCACTTCCTCTTTGGGGATTCTAAATATATCACCTCATCCTCTCCTGGTGTAAGGTCCTGGTTGAGGGGTCTGCTGGAGCAATGGGAATGTTTCTGGTGTCCCATctcttagattttcttttttcttgcgtgtgtgtgtgtgtgtgtgtgtgtgtgtgttgtgtgtgtgtgtgtgtgtgtgtgtgtgtatacgtgcaAGCCTGGGTGCTTCTTGAGATTGGATTTCTGTATCATACCCAGGACTCAATGGCTTTTATAGCAGTTCTACATCATTGTTGGTTTCTCAGGCTCTTTCCTGTCCCTCCCCTTCCAGAACACCACCATATGAATGCTTGCTTACTTATGGTTGAGTAAGTCTCAAAGGcgttcagtttttctttttctttttttccctttgtttcttttaacCTGTCCTGTCCAAAGAATGTCAAGttcagaattcatttttttttgagacagagtttctctgtgtagctttggaacctgtcctggcactcattctgtagaccaggctggcctcgaactcacagagatctgcctgcctgcttagAATTCTTTTGTGTAATCTATGCTGCTACTGAGCCTCttgactttttgtgtgtgtgttatttggttCCAAGCTTTCTCTTTGATTTTCACTTGATCTCCAACATCTTGCTAACTTTCTTATATAATCTAGTTTCCTAATTCCATTGAGTCATCTATAAACTTTCATAACTCATCACATTTCTTGGAATTATACTTTTGAATTCTGTCAGGTAAGTTCCTTTTCTTTGGAGTTCATTGCTGGAGTCAGTATGTTTTGGTTccattaaagttttaaaatgttgcttGTATGTTGACCTGGATGCCTGTCCAGCTAGCAGAACCACTGACTACCAGTTTTACAGGGTGGCTTTGACAGACTTTCCTGGCAATTCATCCAATGGTGGTGTACCGAGAGGCTGTTTGCCTTAGGTTCCAGTAGATGTGTTAGTGCAGTGTTCA from Cricetulus griseus strain 17A/GY chromosome 1 unlocalized genomic scaffold, alternate assembly CriGri-PICRH-1.0 chr1_0, whole genome shotgun sequence includes the following:
- the E2f7 gene encoding transcription factor E2F7, whose translation is MEVNCLTLKDLISPRQARLDFAVEDAENAQKENIFVDRSRMTPKTPMKNEPIDLSKQRIFTPERNPITPVKLVDRQPQVEPWTPTANLKMLISAASPDIRDREKKKELFRPIENKEDAFVNSLQLDVVGDGAVDDYEKQRPSRKQKSLGLLCQKFLARYPSYPLSTEKTTISLDEVAVSLGVERRRIYDIVNVLESLHLVSRVAKNQYGWHGRHSLPKTLRTLQRLGEEQKYEEQMACLQQKELDLVEYRFGERRKDGSPDCQEQHLLDFSESDYPSSSANSRKDKSLRIMSQKFVMLFLVSKTKIVTLDVAAKILIEESQDTPDHSKFKTKVRRLYDIANVLTSLALIKKVHLTEERGRKPAFKWIGPVDFSSIDEELLDVSASVLPEWKKETYGQIRVCAKQKLARYGSFNTVQSAEKTERKVNSEPSSPQGGKQGSAYSLEIGSLAAIYRQKVEDNSQGEAFASKSTVTPPSNLDPALPADSEYCVKPLAHPVFSVAQTDLQAFSTQNGLNRQVGGHLPSATSDAESLKPTLLAGQPLVYVPSSLIMLCGSLQEGLSPESRSEEDSSSEVPADLSLAPSAQKRLCEERNPHEEDEPAMKRQSQEFEDSPLSLVMPKRPSNSTAIASPVTTGDGRSTPVEDACVKGQLPAAEDVSGKAVANCCFIASECGNTSRNPDTEKPSKENEITKDPSLLQYLYVQSPAGLNGFNMLLPGGQTPHAMGPSSGQLPSFGVPCMFLPSPSLAPFPVLYSPAIPGPISSAPGALPNTGPMNFGLSALGSTAHLLLSPAAMVNPKSSTIPSTDPQCQPSLNLSPGMPSSHGAIHPESPGYMRHPVSMVKVEQSPAPATPKSIHRRHRETFFKTPGSLGDPVFRRRERNQSRNTSSAQRRLEISSSGPD